From Candidatus Dormiibacterota bacterium, the proteins below share one genomic window:
- a CDS encoding LamG-like jellyroll fold domain-containing protein — protein MNNGSLANGAEYNAGIVSEAFDLNRSTRDYVAIPDSPMLNTPSAITLAAWVRTDDVTENGVILSKYDSSGPQVSWILQMIDSGKLEFVVYGDVSGTIARGVETDYVVMHAAAWQHVAATFDAGDQAIRIFVNGYEAQSHLIASSTVASIADSNYSALIGAAGNSAGGVFWNGLIDEAQLYGRSLSGCEVQSLYSPGGGGQCKGDSDGDGILDVNDNCPYVLNPGQENADGDQAGNACDCAPSNPGVFAAPGEVGGDLIAADTAHTLSWCSAANSAGTGTVYDVVRGAFDEFPVGSGPSEVCLASGIPSPNSSDSAYPLPHKGFWYLVRGKNACGTGTYGFRSDGVERVTAACP, from the coding sequence ATGAACAATGGTTCTCTCGCCAACGGCGCTGAGTATAACGCTGGAATCGTTTCGGAGGCATTCGACCTCAATCGGTCCACTAGAGATTACGTAGCGATTCCGGACAGTCCTATGCTGAATACGCCTTCGGCGATAACGCTTGCGGCGTGGGTCCGCACCGACGATGTAACTGAGAATGGAGTGATTCTGTCGAAGTACGACTCCAGTGGACCCCAGGTGAGCTGGATTCTCCAAATGATTGACTCGGGGAAGCTAGAATTTGTCGTATATGGAGATGTGTCGGGTACAATTGCACGTGGCGTCGAAACCGATTACGTCGTTATGCATGCGGCGGCATGGCAGCACGTTGCCGCCACTTTCGATGCGGGGGACCAAGCGATTAGAATCTTTGTTAATGGATATGAGGCGCAGAGTCACCTGATTGCTTCCTCCACCGTAGCATCGATCGCTGACAGCAACTATTCTGCTTTAATTGGAGCCGCTGGCAACAGCGCTGGTGGAGTGTTCTGGAATGGACTCATTGATGAGGCGCAACTCTACGGGCGCTCATTATCCGGGTGCGAAGTGCAGTCGCTCTATTCCCCGGGAGGAGGGGGTCAGTGCAAGGGAGATAGCGACGGCGACGGGATCCTGGATGTGAATGATAATTGTCCGTATGTCCTCAACCCAGGACAGGAAAATGCAGATGGTGATCAAGCAGGGAATGCGTGCGACTGTGCGCCCTCGAACCCAGGAGTGTTCGCGGCACCGGGAGAGGTTGGCGGAGATTTAATCGCTGCCGACACCGCCCACACGCTTAGCTGGTGCTCCGCGGCCAACAGTGCCGGGACGGGAACTGTATACGATGTCGTCCGCGGCGCATTCGACGAGTTCCCCGTTGGGTCAGGGCCCTCGGAGGTCTGCCTTGCTTCGGGGATCCCAAGCCCGAACAGTTCGGACTCAGCATACCCTTTACCTCATAAGGGCTTCTGGTATCTGGTGCGTGGGAAGAACGCCTGCGGGACGGGCACCTATGGATTCCGGAGCGACGGGGTTGAGAGGGTGACCGCTGCCTGCCCGTAG